In Paracoccus fistulariae, a single window of DNA contains:
- a CDS encoding polysaccharide pyruvyl transferase family protein, with the protein MAGLPRQPYLSALRNEYVDMMDAIVMGGGDLLCPYREAIDRDFINPAYLRRPVYVAGIGVERNRPDISDSVVQRWSDFLRHESIHFISNRDRGSADWLREHIRPHVPVSDHPDLVLALPLPKAKPPEGKPIVGLVTRHIKHSKEYRILEKASAYLADKGWRVRHVIGGVGPHGAKDFENAKLLEFPGKEVVYTEDLDGISRALGECSLVLSMKLHTTIVAAMYGVPTISVNPVVKARAFMAAIGRRDLAVPSMSDALMDILHAGIPASPLDEVNKLKHEAAVFMGDLSRRIWSDFIRYNPTVARHVSAEPAIPSPLAFY; encoded by the coding sequence ATGGCGGGGTTGCCGCGGCAGCCTTACCTGTCGGCCCTCAGGAACGAATATGTCGACATGATGGACGCGATTGTCATGGGCGGCGGTGATTTGCTGTGCCCGTATCGCGAGGCGATTGACCGGGATTTCATCAATCCCGCCTATCTTCGCCGTCCCGTCTATGTGGCGGGGATCGGCGTCGAACGGAACAGGCCGGACATATCGGACAGCGTCGTTCAGCGCTGGTCCGATTTCCTGCGGCATGAGAGCATTCATTTCATTTCCAATCGCGACAGGGGATCTGCGGATTGGCTCAGAGAGCATATCAGGCCACATGTTCCGGTCAGCGATCATCCTGATCTGGTGCTGGCCTTGCCGCTTCCAAAGGCGAAGCCGCCCGAGGGCAAACCCATCGTCGGGCTGGTCACGCGCCATATCAAGCATTCGAAGGAATACCGGATTCTTGAGAAGGCGTCGGCCTATCTGGCCGATAAGGGCTGGCGGGTGCGGCATGTCATTGGCGGTGTCGGACCGCATGGCGCCAAGGATTTCGAGAACGCAAAACTTCTGGAGTTTCCCGGGAAGGAAGTGGTTTATACCGAGGATCTTGACGGCATCAGCCGCGCCCTTGGGGAATGCTCGCTTGTTCTCAGCATGAAGCTGCATACCACGATTGTCGCGGCAATGTATGGCGTGCCGACGATAAGTGTGAACCCGGTCGTCAAGGCAAGAGCCTTCATGGCGGCAATCGGACGACGTGATCTGGCGGTGCCGTCCATGTCTGATGCGCTGATGGACATTCTGCACGCAGGCATCCCGGCCTCTCCGCTTGACGAGGTCAATAAGCTGAAACACGAGGCTGCCGTCTTCATGGGCGATCTGAGCAGGCGCATCTGGTCGGACTTCATTCGCTATAATCCGACGGTCGCGCGGCATGTGTCGGCAGAACCTGCGATCCCGTCGCCACTGGCCTTTTATTAG
- the secE gene encoding preprotein translocase subunit SecE, producing MANPVQFINQVRAEAAKITWPTRKEVITTTIMVFIMAALCSVFFFLVDLAIRFGMTEGLRLISG from the coding sequence GTGGCTAATCCCGTTCAGTTTATCAATCAGGTCCGCGCCGAAGCCGCCAAGATCACCTGGCCGACGCGCAAAGAGGTCATTACGACGACGATCATGGTCTTTATTATGGCGGCGCTGTGCAGCGTGTTCTTTTTCCTGGTGGATCTGGCGATCCGCTTTGGCATGACCGAGGGACTGCGCCTGATCTCGGGCTGA
- the nusG gene encoding transcription termination/antitermination protein NusG, translated as MAKRWYSVSVLSNFEKKVAEAIRQAVAEKGLEEQIDEVLVPTEEVIEIRRGKKVTSERRFMPGYVLVHMDMSDRTYHLVNSINRVTGFLGAQGKPMPMRDDEVNAMLNRTGEGEAAAPRNLIRFDVGEKVNVTDGPFEGFSGMVEEVDEVAARIKVTVSIFGRPTPVELEFTQVSKTA; from the coding sequence ATGGCAAAGCGTTGGTATTCGGTCAGCGTCCTGTCGAACTTCGAAAAGAAGGTCGCCGAGGCGATTCGTCAGGCAGTGGCTGAAAAAGGTCTGGAAGAGCAGATCGACGAAGTGCTGGTCCCGACCGAAGAGGTGATCGAGATTCGGCGCGGCAAGAAGGTGACCTCGGAACGTCGCTTCATGCCGGGCTATGTGCTGGTCCATATGGACATGTCGGACCGCACCTATCACCTGGTCAATTCGATCAACCGCGTGACGGGTTTTCTGGGCGCGCAGGGCAAGCCGATGCCGATGCGCGACGATGAAGTCAACGCGATGCTGAACCGCACGGGCGAGGGCGAGGCCGCTGCGCCGCGCAACCTGATCCGCTTTGATGTGGGTGAGAAGGTGAACGTGACCGATGGGCCGTTTGAGGGCTTCTCGGGCATGGTGGAAGAGGTCGACGAAGTCGCGGCCCGCATCAAGGTCACCGTCTCGATCTTTGGTCGGCCCACGCCGGTCGAACTGGAATTCACGCAGGTCTCCAAGACCGCGTGA
- the rplK gene encoding 50S ribosomal protein L11 translates to MAKKVVGQLKLQIKAGQANPSPPVGPALGQRGINIMEFCKAFNAKTQEMEQGAPVPVVITYYADKSFTFETKTPPASFLLKKAAGLKPVGKRNRSKGSEKPGRATAGYVTVKQVREIAEAKMKDLSANDVDQAMKIILGSARSIGIEVKG, encoded by the coding sequence ATGGCCAAGAAAGTCGTCGGGCAGCTGAAGCTGCAAATCAAGGCGGGTCAGGCGAACCCGTCCCCGCCCGTTGGTCCCGCACTGGGTCAGCGCGGCATCAACATCATGGAATTCTGCAAGGCGTTCAACGCCAAGACGCAGGAAATGGAACAGGGTGCCCCCGTTCCGGTCGTGATCACCTATTACGCCGATAAGTCGTTCACCTTTGAAACGAAGACGCCCCCGGCCTCGTTCCTGCTGAAAAAGGCGGCTGGCCTGAAGCCGGTCGGCAAGCGGAACCGTTCGAAGGGTTCGGAAAAGCCGGGTCGCGCGACCGCAGGTTACGTCACCGTCAAGCAGGTGCGCGAGATCGCTGAAGCCAAGATGAAAGACCTGTCGGCCAATGACGTCGATCAGGCCATGAAGATCATCCTGGGTTCGGCCCGCTCGATCGGTATCGAGGTGAAAGGCTAA
- the rplA gene encoding 50S ribosomal protein L1, which yields MAKIAKKKAAARAAFEGKSNLTVEDAVKLVKDTASAKFDETVEIALNLGVDPRHADQMVRGVVTLPAGTGKDVRVAVFARGPKADEAKEAGAEVVGAEDLVESIQGGKIDFDRVIATPDMMPLVGRLGKVLGPRNLMPNPKVGTVTVDVANAVKAAKGGEVQFKAEKAGVVHAGIGKVSFDADKLAQNLRAFVDAVNKAKPSGAKGTYMKKVSISSTMGPGVSVDVVSAAAN from the coding sequence ATGGCAAAGATTGCAAAGAAAAAAGCCGCGGCCCGCGCCGCCTTTGAGGGCAAGTCCAACCTGACCGTGGAAGATGCGGTCAAGCTGGTCAAGGACACCGCCTCGGCGAAATTCGACGAGACCGTCGAAATCGCCCTGAACCTGGGCGTTGACCCGCGTCACGCGGACCAGATGGTTCGTGGCGTCGTGACCCTGCCTGCCGGTACGGGTAAGGACGTCCGCGTCGCCGTGTTCGCCCGTGGCCCCAAGGCTGACGAAGCCAAGGAAGCCGGTGCAGAAGTCGTCGGCGCCGAGGATCTGGTGGAATCCATCCAGGGCGGCAAGATCGACTTCGATCGCGTCATCGCCACCCCCGACATGATGCCGCTGGTCGGTCGTCTGGGCAAGGTGCTGGGTCCGCGTAACCTGATGCCGAACCCCAAGGTCGGCACGGTGACCGTGGATGTCGCCAATGCCGTCAAGGCAGCCAAGGGCGGCGAAGTCCAGTTCAAGGCCGAAAAGGCCGGTGTCGTGCATGCCGGGATCGGCAAGGTGTCCTTTGACGCCGACAAGCTGGCCCAGAACCTGCGCGCCTTCGTCGATGCCGTGAACAAGGCGAAGCCCAGCGGCGCGAAAGGGACCTATATGAAAAAGGTCTCGATCAGCTCGACCATGGGTCCGGGCGTGTCGGTTGACGTGGTTTCGGCCGCCGCCAACTAA
- the rplJ gene encoding 50S ribosomal protein L10, which produces MDRAQKEQVVEELGQIFESSGVVVVAHYEGMTVAHMQDLRSRMREAGGSVRVAKNKLAKIALEGKACASIADYLTGMTVISYSEDPTAAARIADKYAKDNAKFVILGGAMGDTALDPAGVKAVASMPSREELIASIAGCLGAPASNIAGAIGAPASNIAGILSTLEEREAA; this is translated from the coding sequence GTGGATAGAGCACAAAAAGAACAGGTGGTCGAGGAACTCGGCCAGATCTTTGAAAGCTCTGGCGTCGTGGTGGTTGCCCACTACGAAGGGATGACGGTTGCACATATGCAGGACCTCCGCTCGCGCATGCGCGAAGCCGGCGGTTCGGTTCGCGTTGCCAAGAACAAGCTCGCCAAGATCGCCCTGGAAGGTAAGGCCTGCGCAAGCATCGCCGATTATCTGACGGGCATGACCGTGATTTCCTATTCGGAAGATCCGACCGCTGCGGCCCGGATCGCCGACAAATACGCCAAGGATAACGCCAAGTTCGTTATTCTGGGCGGTGCAATGGGTGACACGGCTCTGGATCCGGCCGGTGTGAAAGCCGTCGCCTCGATGCCGTCGCGTGAAGAGCTTATCGCTTCGATCGCTGGCTGCCTGGGCGCGCCTGCTTCGAACATCGCTGGTGCCATTGGCGCGCCTGCTTCGAACATCGCGGGCATCCTCAGCACTCTGGAAGAGCGCGAGGCTGCGTAA
- the rplL gene encoding 50S ribosomal protein L7/L12 — protein sequence MADLKKLAEEIVGLTLLEAQELKTILKDEYGIEPAAGGAVMMAGPAAGGEAAAEEKTEFDVVLTEAGANKINVIKEVRGITGLGLKEAKDLVEAGGKVKEGVSKAEAEEMKKKLEEAGAKVELK from the coding sequence ATGGCTGATCTGAAAAAACTCGCCGAAGAAATCGTGGGCCTGACCCTGCTGGAAGCCCAGGAACTGAAAACCATCCTGAAAGACGAATACGGCATCGAGCCGGCCGCTGGCGGCGCCGTCATGATGGCTGGTCCTGCTGCTGGTGGCGAAGCCGCCGCTGAAGAAAAGACCGAATTCGACGTCGTTCTGACCGAAGCCGGCGCGAACAAGATCAACGTGATCAAGGAAGTTCGCGGCATCACCGGTCTGGGCCTGAAAGAAGCCAAGGACCTGGTCGAAGCTGGCGGCAAGGTGAAAGAAGGCGTTTCCAAAGCTGAAGCCGAGGAAATGAAGAAGAAGCTCGAAGAGGCTGGCGCCAAGGTCGAGCTGAAGTAA
- the rpoB gene encoding DNA-directed RNA polymerase subunit beta, with product MAQAYVGQKRIRRYYGNIREVLEMPNLIEVQKSSYDLFLNSGEGAGHHDGEGIQGVFQSVFPIKDFNETATLEFVKYELEHPKYDVDECQQRDMTYAAPLKVTLRLIVFDVDENTGAKSVKDIKEQDVFMGDMPLMTQNGTFVVNGTERVVVSQMHRSPGVFFDHDRGKTHSSGKLLFACRIIPYRGSWLDFEFDAKDLVFARIDRRRKLPVTTLLYALGMDQEGIMDAFYDTVDYSLRRSGREQGWVTKFFPERVRGTRPAYDLINADTGEVITKAGDKVTPRLVKRLLESGEQVNLLVPFERIIGRFVAKDIINEETGLIYAEAGDEITAEYDKDGELNGGLLKVLLDNDITDIPVLDIDHVNVGPYIRNTMAADKNMNREQALTDIYRVMRPGEPPTVEAASTLFNSLFFDAERYDLSAVGRVKMNMRLDLDAPDTQRTLRPEDIVACIRGLVELRDGKGEIDDIDHLGNRRVRSVGELMENQYRVGLLRMERAIRERMSGVEIDTVMPQDLINAKPAAAAVREFFGSSQLSQFMDQTNPLSEVTHKRRLSALGPGGLTRERAGFEVRDVHPTHYGRMCPIETPEGQNIGLINSLATFARVNKYGFIETPYRKVIEGKVTDDVVYMSATEEMRHTVAQANAELDNDGKFVQELVSTRQAGDFMLNPVDAVDLIDVSPKQLVSVAAALIPFLENDDANRALMGSNMQRQAVPLLRAEAPFVGTGMEAIVARDSGAAIMARRGGIIDQVDAQRIVIRATEDLGAGDAGVDIYRLRKFKRSNQSSTINQRPLVKVGEKVVKGQVVADGPSTDQGELAIGRNVVVAFMPWNGYNYEDSILISERIHRDDVFTSIHIDEYEVAARDTKLGPEEITRDIPNVGEEALRNLDEAGIVYIGAEVGPGDILVGKITPKGESPMTPEEKLLRAIFGEKASDVRDTSLRLPPGAYGTIVEVRVFNRHGVDKDERALQIEREEVERLARDRDDEQAILDRNIYARLKTLILGKTAVKGPKGVKSNSEVTEDLLGTLSRGQWWQLAVSEEEIAKEVEALHQQYDNQKKALEARFEDKVEKVRQGDDLPPGVMKMVKVFVAVKRKLQAGDKMAGRHGNKGVVSKVVPMEDMPFLADGTPVDLVLNPLGVPSRMNVGQILEAHMGWASRGLGVKIDEALEDYRRSGDMTPVREAMKNGYGDELYAENFAEMDDETLVEHANTVRTGVPIATPVFDGAKEADINDALKRAGFDTSGQSIVFDGRTGEQFARPVTVGAKYVLKLHHLVDDKMHARSTGPYSLVTQQPLGGKAQFGGQRLGEMEVWALEAYGAAYTLQEMLTVKSDDVAGRTKVYESIVKGEDNFEAGVPESFNVLVKEVRGLGLNMELLDAEEEE from the coding sequence ATGGCGCAAGCTTATGTCGGCCAGAAGCGTATCCGGCGCTACTATGGCAACATCCGCGAAGTATTGGAAATGCCGAACCTTATTGAGGTTCAGAAATCCTCTTACGACCTGTTCCTGAATTCCGGCGAAGGTGCCGGGCATCACGACGGCGAAGGGATCCAGGGCGTTTTCCAGTCTGTTTTCCCGATCAAGGATTTCAACGAGACCGCAACGCTTGAGTTCGTGAAATACGAACTGGAGCATCCGAAATATGACGTTGACGAATGCCAGCAGCGCGACATGACCTATGCCGCCCCGCTGAAGGTCACGCTGCGTCTGATCGTGTTCGATGTCGATGAAAACACCGGCGCGAAATCGGTCAAGGATATCAAGGAGCAGGACGTCTTCATGGGCGACATGCCCCTGATGACCCAGAACGGCACGTTCGTCGTGAACGGGACCGAGCGCGTTGTCGTGTCTCAGATGCACCGTTCGCCGGGCGTGTTCTTTGACCATGACCGCGGCAAGACGCACAGCTCGGGCAAGCTGCTGTTCGCCTGCCGGATCATTCCCTATCGCGGCTCGTGGCTGGATTTCGAATTCGACGCCAAGGATCTGGTCTTCGCGCGCATCGACCGCCGCCGGAAATTGCCGGTGACGACGCTGCTCTATGCCCTGGGCATGGATCAGGAAGGCATCATGGATGCGTTCTACGACACAGTGGATTATTCGCTGCGCCGCTCGGGACGTGAGCAGGGCTGGGTCACCAAGTTCTTCCCCGAGCGCGTCCGTGGCACCCGTCCGGCCTATGACCTGATCAATGCCGACACTGGCGAGGTCATCACCAAGGCTGGCGACAAGGTCACCCCGCGTCTGGTCAAGCGTCTGCTGGAATCGGGCGAGCAGGTGAACCTGCTGGTTCCGTTCGAGCGGATCATCGGCCGCTTTGTCGCCAAGGATATCATCAACGAGGAAACCGGCCTGATCTATGCAGAGGCCGGCGATGAGATCACGGCGGAATATGACAAGGATGGCGAGCTGAACGGCGGCCTGCTGAAGGTTCTGCTGGACAATGACATCACCGATATCCCGGTGCTGGACATCGACCACGTGAATGTCGGCCCCTACATCCGCAACACCATGGCTGCGGACAAGAACATGAACCGCGAACAGGCGCTGACCGATATCTATCGCGTCATGCGTCCGGGTGAGCCGCCGACGGTCGAGGCCGCCTCGACCCTGTTCAACAGCCTGTTCTTTGATGCCGAGCGTTATGACCTGTCCGCCGTGGGCCGGGTCAAGATGAACATGCGCCTGGATCTGGATGCGCCCGATACGCAGCGCACGCTGCGCCCCGAGGATATCGTGGCCTGTATCCGTGGCCTGGTCGAATTGCGCGACGGCAAGGGCGAGATCGACGATATCGACCATCTGGGCAACCGTCGCGTCCGTTCGGTCGGCGAATTGATGGAAAACCAGTATCGCGTCGGCCTGCTGCGCATGGAGCGCGCCATCCGCGAGCGCATGTCGGGTGTCGAGATCGACACCGTCATGCCGCAGGATCTGATCAACGCCAAACCGGCCGCGGCGGCGGTGCGTGAATTCTTCGGCTCGTCGCAGCTGTCGCAGTTCATGGACCAGACCAACCCGCTGTCCGAGGTGACGCATAAGCGTCGTCTCTCGGCGCTTGGGCCGGGCGGTCTGACCCGCGAACGTGCCGGCTTCGAGGTGCGCGACGTTCACCCGACCCATTACGGTCGGATGTGCCCGATCGAAACGCCGGAAGGTCAGAACATCGGTCTGATCAACAGCCTCGCCACCTTTGCCCGTGTGAACAAATACGGCTTTATCGAGACGCCTTATCGCAAGGTGATCGAGGGCAAGGTGACCGACGACGTGGTCTATATGTCCGCGACCGAGGAGATGCGTCACACCGTGGCGCAGGCCAATGCCGAGCTGGATAACGACGGCAAATTCGTTCAGGAACTGGTCAGCACCCGTCAGGCGGGCGATTTCATGCTGAACCCGGTCGATGCCGTCGATCTGATCGACGTGTCGCCGAAGCAGCTGGTCTCGGTCGCTGCCGCGCTGATCCCCTTCCTGGAAAATGACGACGCCAACCGCGCTCTGATGGGGTCGAACATGCAGCGTCAGGCGGTGCCGTTGCTGCGTGCCGAGGCGCCCTTTGTCGGCACCGGGATGGAGGCCATCGTGGCCCGCGATTCCGGCGCCGCCATCATGGCGCGTCGTGGCGGGATCATCGACCAGGTGGACGCCCAGCGCATCGTTATCCGGGCCACCGAAGATCTGGGTGCGGGCGACGCGGGCGTGGACATCTATCGTCTGCGCAAGTTCAAGCGTTCGAACCAGTCCTCGACCATCAACCAGCGTCCGCTGGTGAAGGTGGGTGAGAAGGTCGTCAAGGGTCAGGTTGTGGCCGACGGTCCCTCGACCGATCAGGGCGAACTGGCCATCGGTCGGAACGTGGTCGTCGCCTTCATGCCCTGGAACGGCTACAACTACGAAGACTCGATCCTGATCTCCGAGCGGATCCACCGCGACGACGTGTTCACCTCGATCCATATCGACGAATACGAAGTGGCGGCCCGCGATACCAAGCTGGGTCCGGAAGAAATCACCCGCGACATCCCGAATGTCGGTGAAGAGGCGCTGCGCAACCTTGATGAGGCCGGCATCGTCTATATCGGCGCCGAGGTCGGACCGGGCGATATTCTGGTGGGCAAGATCACCCCCAAGGGCGAAAGCCCGATGACGCCGGAAGAAAAGCTGCTGCGCGCCATCTTTGGTGAAAAGGCCTCGGATGTCCGCGATACCTCGCTGCGTCTGCCGCCGGGTGCTTACGGCACCATCGTGGAAGTCCGTGTCTTCAACCGTCACGGTGTGGACAAGGACGAACGCGCGCTGCAGATCGAGCGTGAGGAAGTCGAGCGTCTGGCACGTGACCGCGACGACGAACAGGCGATCCTGGACCGCAACATCTATGCGCGTCTGAAAACGCTGATCCTGGGCAAGACCGCCGTGAAGGGTCCGAAGGGCGTCAAGTCCAATTCGGAAGTGACCGAAGATCTGCTGGGCACGCTGAGCCGTGGTCAGTGGTGGCAGCTTGCCGTCAGCGAAGAAGAGATCGCCAAGGAAGTCGAGGCGCTGCATCAGCAATACGACAACCAGAAGAAGGCCCTGGAAGCCCGCTTCGAAGACAAGGTCGAGAAAGTCCGTCAGGGCGACGACCTGCCTCCGGGCGTGATGAAGATGGTCAAGGTCTTTGTCGCCGTGAAGCGCAAGCTGCAGGCCGGTGACAAGATGGCCGGTCGTCACGGCAACAAGGGTGTCGTGTCGAAGGTCGTGCCGATGGAAGACATGCCCTTCCTGGCCGATGGCACCCCCGTCGATCTGGTTCTGAACCCGCTGGGCGTGCCGTCGCGCATGAACGTCGGTCAGATTCTGGAAGCGCATATGGGCTGGGCATCGCGCGGTCTTGGCGTCAAGATCGACGAGGCGCTGGAAGATTATCGCCGCAGCGGCGATATGACCCCGGTCCGCGAGGCAATGAAGAACGGCTATGGCGATGAGCTTTATGCCGAGAACTTTGCCGAGATGGATGACGAAACCCTGGTCGAGCACGCCAATACCGTGCGCACCGGCGTTCCGATCGCCACGCCGGTCTTCGACGGTGCCAAAGAGGCCGATATCAATGACGCGCTGAAGCGCGCGGGCTTTGACACATCGGGTCAGTCGATTGTCTTCGACGGTCGCACGGGCGAGCAGTTTGCGCGTCCCGTTACGGTCGGCGCGAAATATGTCCTGAAGCTGCATCACCTTGTCGATGACAAGATGCACGCACGCTCGACCGGGCCGTATTCGCTTGTCACCCAGCAGCCGCTGGGCGGTAAGGCGCAGTTCGGTGGTCAGCGTCTGGGTGAGATGGAGGTCTGGGCCTTGGAAGCTTACGGCGCCGCTTACACCCTGCAGGAAATGCTGACGGTGAAATCGGATGACGTGGCCGGCCGGACGAAGGTCTATGAATCCATCGTCAAGGGCGAGGACAACTTCGAAGCCGGTGTGCCGGAATCCTTCAACGTGCTGGTCAAAGAGGTCCGGGGTCTGGGCCTCAACATGGAACTCCTGGATGCGGAGGAAGAGGAGTAA